In Halorubrum sp. PV6, a single window of DNA contains:
- a CDS encoding SOS response-associated peptidase: protein MCGRYTLFASAADLEARFGADFGGVDPSYNCAPGQSLPVITDETPDRATRMEWGLTPSWADESFGLINARAETVREKRSFADAFERRRCLVPADGFYEWVDEGGAEKTPYRVAFGDDRPFAMAGLYERWEPPEPETTQTGLGAFGGGGDAEPEPDDGPVETFTVVTTEPNEVVADLHHRMAVILEPDEEETWLRGDPDAAADLLDPYPATDLTAHPVSTRVNSPAVDAPELIEPVG from the coding sequence ATGTGCGGTCGCTACACGCTCTTCGCTTCCGCCGCGGACCTCGAAGCGCGGTTCGGTGCCGACTTCGGAGGGGTCGATCCGAGTTACAACTGCGCGCCCGGCCAGTCGCTGCCGGTGATCACCGACGAGACGCCCGACCGCGCGACGCGAATGGAGTGGGGACTCACCCCGTCGTGGGCCGACGAGTCGTTCGGCCTGATCAACGCCCGCGCGGAGACGGTCCGGGAGAAGCGCAGCTTCGCCGACGCCTTCGAGCGCCGGCGGTGTCTCGTCCCCGCGGACGGCTTCTACGAGTGGGTCGACGAGGGCGGCGCGGAGAAGACGCCCTACCGGGTCGCGTTCGGTGACGACCGCCCGTTCGCGATGGCGGGACTCTACGAGCGCTGGGAGCCCCCGGAGCCGGAGACGACGCAGACGGGGCTCGGCGCGTTCGGCGGCGGGGGCGACGCGGAACCCGAACCCGACGACGGGCCCGTCGAGACGTTCACCGTCGTTACGACCGAGCCGAACGAGGTGGTCGCCGACCTCCACCACCGGATGGCGGTGATCTTGGAGCCGGACGAAGAGGAGACGTGGCTCCGGGGCGACCCCGACGCCGCCGCCGACCTGCTCGACCCGTATCCGGCGACCGACCTGACGGCGCATCCGGTCTCGACGCGCGTGAACTCCCCCGCCGTCGACGCGCCCGAAC
- a CDS encoding ribonuclease H-like domain-containing protein, which translates to MRIENSFIPVEGVGETTERRLWRAGATTWESFDPAVDVAGVGSTTADRIESFIAEALTHLDDGDSAYFDRAFPSGERWRLYENFRADTCFFDIETTGLDEHRDRVTTASFHRDGETTTLVAGEDLTADRLRAQFADASLLATFNGARFDVPFLETSFGIDIDTPHLDLMYPCKRVGLSGGLKPIESQIGIDRDRPDLSGRDAVRLWREYERGDDDALDTLVSYNREDTENLRTLADTITATLHDDVFVAGGAETRSN; encoded by the coding sequence ATGCGCATCGAGAACAGCTTCATCCCGGTCGAAGGGGTCGGCGAGACGACGGAGCGCCGCCTGTGGCGTGCGGGGGCCACCACGTGGGAGTCGTTCGACCCCGCGGTCGACGTGGCGGGCGTCGGGTCGACGACCGCAGACCGGATCGAGTCGTTCATCGCCGAGGCGCTGACGCACCTCGACGACGGCGATTCCGCCTACTTCGACCGCGCGTTCCCCAGCGGGGAGCGCTGGCGGCTCTACGAGAACTTCCGTGCGGACACCTGCTTTTTCGACATCGAGACGACCGGCCTCGACGAGCATCGCGATCGGGTGACGACCGCGAGCTTCCACCGGGACGGCGAGACGACGACGCTCGTCGCCGGCGAGGACCTCACCGCCGACCGACTCCGCGCGCAGTTCGCCGACGCCAGCCTGCTCGCGACGTTCAACGGCGCGCGGTTCGACGTGCCCTTCCTCGAAACCTCGTTCGGAATCGATATCGACACGCCGCACCTCGATCTGATGTACCCGTGTAAGCGGGTCGGCCTCTCCGGCGGTCTCAAACCGATCGAGTCCCAGATCGGGATCGACCGCGACCGTCCGGACCTCTCCGGGAGAGACGCGGTCCGCCTCTGGCGCGAGTACGAGCGCGGCGACGACGACGCGCTCGACACCCTGGTGTCGTACAACCGCGAGGACACGGAGAACTTGCGGACGCTCGCCGACACCATCACCGCGACGCTTCACGACGACGTGTTCGTCGCCGGCGGCGCCGAGACGCGGTCGAACTGA
- a CDS encoding polymer-forming cytoskeletal protein: MSLSGGGPIEELAVPSGTTVEEHDLVTDGDVLVGSQSTVEFGLRGRNVALGERVRVENDIEAEGDCRLDTWCSVDGNVLVGEDAYLGERVTVTGRLMVSGDLDIGDDVTIEEGFEANGWIVIRNPVPTLVFYFIVLSQLLRLGETDAADELATALADGDDVRDPLLIPRSAEISDDAWRVSTPATVGDDCRLHGNLRAESIRVGERDEVFGSLRAREGIEVGAETTIHGDVTTRGGTVTIGAGARIRGDVSAGDLVIHDGAEIDGTLRARGEMKLVQQTGSDADADSADAGDEDADSAAPAETDAEEAAEADSGAEEAPSESGDEEPEDEELADEESANEEPADEKSTDEKSADEKSADEKSAVEESNTDAEAT, encoded by the coding sequence GTGTCGCTGAGCGGAGGCGGTCCGATAGAGGAGCTCGCCGTCCCGTCCGGGACGACCGTCGAAGAGCACGACCTCGTCACCGACGGCGACGTGCTCGTCGGCAGCCAGTCGACGGTGGAGTTCGGGCTCCGCGGCCGAAACGTCGCGCTCGGCGAGCGCGTGCGCGTCGAAAACGACATCGAGGCCGAGGGCGACTGCCGGCTCGACACGTGGTGTTCTGTCGACGGCAACGTCTTAGTCGGCGAGGACGCGTACCTCGGCGAGCGGGTGACCGTCACGGGACGGCTGATGGTCTCCGGTGACCTCGACATCGGGGACGACGTGACGATCGAAGAGGGGTTTGAGGCGAACGGCTGGATCGTCATCCGGAACCCCGTGCCGACGCTCGTCTTCTACTTCATCGTCCTCTCGCAGCTGTTGCGACTCGGCGAGACCGACGCAGCCGACGAACTCGCGACCGCGCTCGCCGACGGCGACGACGTTCGCGACCCCCTGTTGATCCCCCGAAGCGCCGAGATATCCGACGACGCGTGGCGCGTCTCGACGCCGGCGACGGTCGGCGACGACTGCCGGCTTCACGGGAACCTCCGCGCGGAGTCGATCCGCGTCGGCGAGCGCGACGAGGTGTTCGGGTCGCTGCGCGCCCGCGAGGGCATCGAAGTCGGCGCAGAGACGACGATCCACGGCGACGTGACCACTCGCGGGGGGACCGTCACGATCGGGGCCGGCGCTCGGATCCGCGGCGACGTGTCTGCCGGCGACCTCGTGATTCACGACGGCGCCGAAATCGACGGCACGCTCCGCGCTCGCGGCGAGATGAAACTCGTCCAGCAGACCGGCTCGGACGCGGACGCCGACAGCGCAGATGCGGGTGACGAGGACGCCGACTCCGCGGCCCCCGCCGAGACCGACGCAGAGGAGGCGGCGGAAGCGGACTCCGGCGCCGAGGAGGCGCCTAGCGAGTCGGGTGATGAGGAGCCGGAAGATGAAGAATTAGCGGACGAAGAGTCGGCGAACGAGGAGCCGGCAGACGAGAAGTCGACGGACGAGAAGTCGGCGGACGAGAAATCGGCGGACGAGAAGTCGGCGGTCGAAGAGTCCAACACCGACGCGGAAGCGACGTAG
- a CDS encoding DUF5786 family protein, which translates to MGFGSYDESEQQDQDVDTDDDAAVNVHENDHDGEVTIEGGASTDDLVGRLSEMKDDEDDE; encoded by the coding sequence ATGGGATTTGGATCGTACGATGAGAGCGAACAGCAGGACCAGGACGTAGACACAGACGATGACGCGGCCGTGAACGTTCACGAGAACGACCACGACGGCGAGGTCACCATCGAGGGCGGGGCGTCGACCGACGATCTCGTCGGGCGACTCTCCGAGATGAAAGACGACGAAGACGACGAGTAA
- a CDS encoding DUF5800 family protein, producing the protein MSTELTFTDDGVDVVYEGTEFELEKDLIEEATGKRYRDVTDHEVLQIVAEEPDLDGEPVRIGDVL; encoded by the coding sequence ATGAGTACAGAGCTGACGTTTACCGACGACGGCGTCGACGTCGTCTACGAGGGCACCGAGTTCGAACTCGAAAAGGACCTGATCGAAGAGGCGACCGGCAAGCGGTACCGCGACGTGACCGACCACGAGGTGTTACAGATCGTCGCCGAGGAGCCGGATCTCGACGGCGAACCGGTGCGGATCGGCGACGTGCTGTAG
- a CDS encoding DUF5795 family protein codes for MSNRVVQGRMVTPEKLAELIEGEQVLEAESIADADRDCPECGGDVISVGYMPGVTEFVTGYKCQDCDWSADDRDD; via the coding sequence ATGTCTAACCGCGTCGTGCAAGGGCGAATGGTGACCCCCGAGAAGCTCGCCGAACTGATCGAGGGCGAGCAGGTCCTCGAAGCCGAATCCATCGCGGACGCCGACCGCGACTGTCCCGAGTGTGGCGGCGACGTCATCTCCGTCGGCTACATGCCGGGCGTGACCGAGTTCGTCACCGGGTACAAGTGCCAAGACTGCGATTGGAGCGCCGACGACCGAGACGACTGA
- a CDS encoding DUF5794 domain-containing protein yields the protein MSVSRHPVALRLEQRVGSATKLLATVMVLPLVDGIFPALVVAGVLTTATGVVETGILIFGGSATAAVILAEMDGSRREMVGSVLLIGAIIIPLAAVEAAFAPTFKEFLNLPVFERFAGLVILTIAAKTASSEIGEFLPSPGVIISLGLVASFQPAGFQIRMSPEYVVNGAAAAGVGVAFALSIALLSPHLRGRVDIDRFRFGSAVALGVLALPILLGPFDLMQTEAPIALAVLAVTTLFAYDPNAGAEEDAADEDGDDPDDAGMTADEAADDGDRADDGDRGDDDADAIEPPLDAPTAPGAIVDDDVAVIAGGDPSDSDDIDDTDPFADDDSRAPWL from the coding sequence ATGAGCGTCTCTCGCCATCCGGTCGCCCTGCGGCTGGAACAGCGCGTGGGCAGCGCGACGAAGCTGCTCGCGACGGTGATGGTGTTGCCGCTCGTCGACGGCATCTTCCCCGCGTTAGTGGTCGCCGGCGTCCTGACGACCGCGACGGGCGTCGTCGAGACCGGTATTCTCATCTTCGGCGGCTCGGCGACGGCGGCGGTGATCCTCGCGGAGATGGACGGCAGCCGCCGGGAGATGGTCGGCTCGGTCCTGCTTATCGGCGCGATCATCATCCCGCTCGCCGCGGTCGAGGCCGCCTTCGCGCCCACGTTCAAGGAGTTCCTGAACCTCCCGGTCTTCGAGCGATTCGCCGGGCTGGTGATCCTCACTATCGCCGCCAAGACGGCGAGTTCGGAGATCGGCGAGTTCCTGCCGAGCCCCGGCGTCATCATCTCGCTGGGGCTCGTCGCGAGCTTCCAGCCGGCCGGGTTCCAGATCAGGATGTCGCCGGAGTACGTGGTTAACGGCGCCGCCGCGGCCGGCGTCGGCGTCGCGTTCGCGCTGTCGATCGCGTTGCTCTCGCCGCACCTCCGCGGCCGGGTCGACATCGACCGGTTCCGGTTCGGCTCGGCGGTCGCGCTCGGCGTGCTCGCGCTGCCGATCCTGCTCGGCCCCTTCGATCTCATGCAGACCGAAGCGCCCATCGCGCTCGCGGTCCTCGCCGTGACGACCCTGTTCGCCTACGACCCGAACGCCGGGGCGGAGGAGGACGCCGCCGACGAGGACGGCGACGACCCCGACGACGCCGGCATGACGGCCGACGAAGCGGCCGACGACGGTGACCGCGCCGACGACGGCGACCGGGGTGACGACGACGCGGACGCGATCGAGCCGCCGCTCGACGCCCCGACCGCGCCGGGAGCGATCGTCGACGACGACGTGGCGGTGATCGCCGGCGGCGACCCGTCCGACTCCGACGACATCGACGACACGGACCCGTTCGCGGACGACGACTCCAGAGCGCCGTGGCTGTAA
- the guaB gene encoding IMP dehydrogenase → MATDSDRFSAKLDVPEALTFDDVLLKPKESRVEPDDADLSSRVSKNVELTVPVLSAAMDTVTESELAIAMAREGGLGVLHRNMTIEETAAEVERVKRAHELVIRREDVVTVSPDDTVREADERMERQGVSGAPVVDGDDAVLGIISGTDIRPYLEVGEDDAVREAMTDEVITAPEGVDAREALELMYDHKIERVPLVDEDDGLVGLVTMQGILQRREHENAARDEAGRLLAGVAVGPFEEERAVAADEANVDVIFIDCAHAHNLNVLDSARAIKETVDADVVVGNVGTRAAAEAAVDFADGLKVGIGPGSICTTRVVSGAGMPQMTAVSQVADVAAEAGVPVIADGGIRYSGDAIKALAAGANAVMLGSYFAGTDEAPGRVITMQGKKYKQYRGMGSVGAMKSGGGDRYLKEEDEDEEFVPEGVEAATPYKGSLASELHQLTGGVCSGMGYVGAETVPELHERAEFVRVSSAGQSESHPHDVMITDEAPNYSPGE, encoded by the coding sequence ATGGCGACAGACTCCGATCGATTCTCGGCCAAACTCGATGTCCCGGAAGCGCTGACGTTCGACGACGTACTGTTAAAACCCAAAGAGAGCCGCGTCGAGCCCGACGACGCGGACCTCTCCTCGCGCGTCTCGAAGAACGTCGAACTCACCGTCCCCGTCCTCTCGGCGGCGATGGACACGGTCACGGAGAGCGAACTCGCGATTGCGATGGCCCGCGAGGGCGGTCTCGGCGTCCTCCACCGCAACATGACCATCGAGGAGACCGCCGCCGAGGTCGAGCGCGTCAAGCGCGCGCACGAGCTCGTCATCCGCCGCGAAGACGTCGTGACCGTCTCGCCTGACGACACCGTCCGCGAGGCCGACGAGCGGATGGAGCGTCAGGGCGTCTCCGGCGCGCCGGTCGTCGACGGCGACGACGCGGTCTTGGGGATCATCTCGGGGACCGACATCCGTCCGTACCTGGAGGTCGGCGAGGACGACGCCGTCCGCGAGGCCATGACCGACGAAGTGATCACGGCCCCGGAGGGCGTCGACGCCCGCGAGGCGTTAGAGCTGATGTACGACCACAAGATCGAGCGCGTCCCCCTCGTCGACGAGGATGACGGGCTCGTCGGGCTCGTCACGATGCAGGGCATCCTCCAGCGGCGCGAACACGAGAACGCCGCCCGCGACGAGGCCGGGCGCCTGCTCGCCGGCGTCGCCGTCGGCCCGTTCGAGGAGGAGCGCGCCGTCGCGGCCGACGAGGCCAACGTCGACGTGATCTTCATCGACTGTGCACACGCCCACAACCTGAACGTCCTCGACTCGGCGCGCGCGATCAAAGAGACCGTCGACGCCGACGTCGTCGTCGGCAACGTCGGGACCCGAGCGGCCGCCGAGGCCGCCGTCGACTTCGCCGACGGGCTGAAGGTGGGCATTGGCCCCGGTTCGATCTGTACGACCCGCGTGGTGAGCGGCGCGGGGATGCCGCAGATGACGGCCGTCTCGCAGGTCGCCGACGTGGCCGCCGAGGCGGGCGTTCCGGTGATCGCGGACGGCGGCATTCGCTACTCCGGTGACGCCATCAAGGCGCTCGCCGCGGGCGCGAACGCGGTCATGCTCGGCTCGTACTTCGCCGGCACCGACGAGGCGCCGGGGCGGGTCATCACCATGCAGGGAAAAAAGTACAAACAGTACCGCGGGATGGGCTCGGTCGGCGCGATGAAGTCGGGCGGCGGCGACCGCTACCTCAAAGAGGAGGACGAAGACGAGGAGTTCGTTCCCGAGGGCGTCGAAGCGGCGACCCCGTATAAAGGCAGCCTCGCGTCCGAACTCCACCAGCTCACCGGCGGCGTCTGCTCCGGGATGGGGTACGTCGGCGCCGAGACGGTGCCGGAGCTCCACGAGCGCGCCGAGTTCGTTCGCGTCTCCAGCGCAGGGCAGAGCGAGAGCCACCCGCACGACGTGATGATCACGGACGAGGCGCCGAACTACAGTCCGGGCGAGTGA
- a CDS encoding HalX domain-containing protein, which produces MSELPPLVLVVEDEPDLADLYAAWLGDEYRVRTAYGGQEALDEVDAAEDTVDAILLDRRMPGLSGDEVLAAVRERGLDCRVAMVTAVEPDFDILSMGFDDYLVKPVTSDTLRETVEGLLRRGEYDTEMQELFSLTSKKAMLETEKNATELADNEEYQRLTDRIAEIRSQADESLEAVTEEDDDFEKLFQDFDTDHDIDMDLDANGADPDDA; this is translated from the coding sequence ATGAGTGAGTTACCGCCGCTGGTCCTCGTGGTTGAGGACGAACCTGACCTGGCCGACCTGTACGCCGCGTGGCTCGGCGACGAGTACCGCGTCCGGACCGCGTACGGCGGGCAAGAGGCGCTCGACGAGGTCGACGCTGCCGAAGATACAGTCGATGCGATCCTGCTAGACCGGCGTATGCCCGGCCTCTCCGGGGACGAGGTCCTCGCCGCCGTCCGCGAGCGCGGCCTCGACTGCCGCGTTGCGATGGTGACGGCGGTCGAACCCGACTTCGACATTCTGAGCATGGGCTTCGACGATTACCTCGTGAAGCCGGTCACCAGCGACACCCTCCGCGAGACGGTCGAGGGGCTACTCCGCCGCGGGGAGTACGACACCGAGATGCAGGAGCTGTTCTCGCTGACCTCGAAGAAGGCCATGCTGGAGACGGAAAAGAACGCGACCGAACTCGCCGACAACGAGGAGTACCAGCGGCTCACCGACCGGATCGCCGAGATCAGGTCGCAGGCCGACGAGTCGCTGGAGGCGGTAACCGAGGAAGACGACGACTTCGAGAAGCTGTTCCAGGACTTCGACACGGACCACGACATCGACATGGACCTCGACGCCAACGGCGCGGACCCCGACGACGCGTAA
- a CDS encoding DEAD/DEAH box helicase yields MRVGDLPLSERFVDHFTERGIRDLYPPQAAAVDAGVCAGENVVAAIPTASGKTFIAELALLTADGPGLYVCPLRALAREKYETFAALPGVDAAISTGDFDASGESLAGNDVVVATSEKVDSAIRNGAAWVDDLACVAVDEVHLLGAERRGPTLEVTLSTLRRRNPDLQVVALSATVDNPEAIAEWLDATLVESDWRPVDLRTGVAVDGDVSFDDGTTLSVDLGEAAGGSGADGDDSSDDPPDDTDVTAALVADAVDRGGQCLAFVRSRTEAVALAERLAADGLAERLGVASAAAAAADEAAGVDGTATGQQLADCLRSGVAFHHAGLRAGHRAVVEEAFRDRELACICATPTLAAGVNVPARRVVVRDQKRYAGSAMEWLPTLEVHQMCGRAGRPGLDPHGEAALVGNEDVRAELVERYLDGEPEAVESTLADPASLRTHVLSAVATGFAETEAEILDVFEGTFYAREAGAGGLADAVAVAVDDLVAADLVSRETGGVDSYRLAATPIGKTTSKQYVRPETASRIVSGLRTAAAMPNATTLTAFEVVCDTPDMQDTYLGNAERAEMYRFARANAGLLTTAMDETDDFEEWLESVKTARILNEWIEGATVETLVESYRIGPGDLDSRVERAEWLLSAAAALAETIGVSVPAVTRARSRL; encoded by the coding sequence ATGCGCGTAGGTGACCTCCCGCTCTCGGAGCGATTCGTCGACCACTTCACCGAGCGGGGGATCCGCGACCTGTACCCGCCGCAGGCGGCCGCCGTCGACGCCGGCGTCTGCGCGGGCGAGAACGTCGTCGCGGCGATCCCGACCGCCTCCGGCAAGACGTTCATCGCCGAACTCGCCTTGCTGACCGCCGACGGGCCCGGACTGTACGTCTGCCCGCTCCGGGCGCTCGCCCGCGAGAAGTACGAGACGTTCGCGGCGCTCCCAGGCGTCGACGCCGCCATCTCGACGGGCGATTTCGACGCGTCGGGTGAGTCGCTCGCGGGCAACGACGTGGTCGTCGCGACGAGCGAGAAGGTCGACTCCGCGATCCGCAACGGCGCCGCGTGGGTCGACGACCTCGCCTGCGTCGCCGTCGACGAGGTCCACCTCCTCGGTGCGGAACGGCGCGGCCCGACTCTCGAAGTGACGCTGTCGACGCTCCGTCGTCGGAACCCGGACCTGCAGGTCGTCGCGCTGTCGGCGACCGTCGACAACCCGGAGGCGATAGCCGAGTGGCTGGACGCGACGCTGGTGGAGTCCGACTGGCGCCCCGTCGACCTCCGAACCGGGGTCGCCGTCGACGGCGACGTGTCCTTCGACGACGGGACGACCCTCTCCGTCGACCTCGGCGAGGCCGCTGGCGGCTCGGGAGCGGACGGCGACGACTCTTCCGATGATCCCCCCGACGACACCGACGTCACGGCCGCCCTCGTCGCCGACGCGGTCGACCGGGGCGGCCAGTGTCTCGCGTTCGTCCGGTCCCGGACCGAGGCGGTCGCGCTCGCGGAGCGGCTCGCGGCCGACGGGCTCGCAGAGCGGCTCGGGGTGGCGTCCGCCGCCGCGGCCGCGGCAGACGAGGCCGCCGGGGTAGACGGCACCGCGACGGGCCAACAGCTCGCCGACTGCCTCCGGTCGGGGGTGGCGTTCCACCACGCCGGGCTCCGGGCGGGACACCGAGCGGTCGTTGAGGAGGCGTTCCGCGACCGCGAACTCGCCTGCATCTGTGCGACGCCGACGCTCGCGGCCGGAGTCAACGTCCCGGCCCGACGCGTGGTGGTCCGCGACCAGAAGCGGTACGCGGGGTCGGCGATGGAGTGGCTCCCGACGCTCGAGGTTCACCAGATGTGCGGGCGCGCCGGGCGTCCGGGACTAGACCCCCACGGCGAGGCCGCCCTCGTCGGGAACGAAGACGTGCGAGCCGAACTCGTGGAGCGATATCTCGACGGCGAGCCGGAGGCGGTCGAGTCGACGCTCGCCGACCCGGCGTCGCTGCGGACGCACGTCCTCTCGGCGGTCGCGACCGGCTTCGCGGAGACGGAGGCCGAGATCCTCGACGTGTTCGAAGGGACCTTCTACGCCCGCGAGGCCGGCGCCGGCGGACTGGCCGACGCCGTCGCCGTCGCGGTCGACGACCTCGTGGCGGCCGACTTGGTGAGCCGCGAGACCGGCGGCGTCGACTCGTACCGCCTCGCCGCCACGCCCATCGGCAAGACGACCTCAAAGCAGTACGTCAGACCTGAGACCGCGTCGCGGATCGTCTCCGGGCTCCGGACGGCCGCGGCGATGCCGAACGCGACGACGCTCACCGCGTTCGAGGTGGTCTGTGACACGCCGGACATGCAGGACACCTACCTCGGCAACGCCGAGCGCGCCGAGATGTACCGGTTTGCACGGGCGAACGCGGGACTGCTGACCACGGCGATGGACGAGACCGACGACTTCGAGGAGTGGTTAGAGTCGGTGAAGACGGCGCGCATCCTCAACGAGTGGATCGAGGGCGCCACCGTCGAGACGCTCGTCGAGTCGTACCGGATCGGGCCGGGCGACTTGGACTCGCGCGTCGAACGCGCCGAGTGGCTGTTGAGCGCGGCCGCGGCGCTCGCCGAGACGATAGGCGTCAGCGTCCCGGCGGTCACGAGAGCGCGCTCACGGCTGTGA
- a CDS encoding phytoene/squalene synthase family protein, whose product MSGRAYGPAEPDLSWCHEAVQGVSRTFALTVDVLEEPMASHICVGYLLCRVADTVEDAGHIPPEAQSDVLRTYRRAIDPDADLDIGAFREAVDEWLPEPEARNDDWEVVAEAPTIVATFAEFDDEAQAAIVPPVLEMVDGMAMFVDRHATEGGLRIDDRDELEQYCYYAAGTVGNLITNLLTRGDVGEDRARRLRDTAEEFGLLLQLVNVSKDVYDDYTEENNVYLPAEWLADEGVEQEQVVHPENRESSARVVGRTAEYARSFLDDAQAYLETMPLSNGNTMEAWTVPYLLAVGTLRELSSRPEDALTETGVKISRQEVFAVMAVAGDAGRDSLAELRQTISRTPFHRAVEPAD is encoded by the coding sequence ATGAGCGGACGAGCATACGGTCCCGCTGAGCCAGACCTTTCGTGGTGTCACGAGGCGGTTCAGGGCGTTTCTCGGACCTTCGCGCTGACGGTCGACGTGCTAGAGGAGCCGATGGCCTCGCACATCTGTGTGGGATATCTTCTCTGTCGTGTCGCCGACACCGTCGAGGACGCCGGACACATCCCCCCTGAAGCGCAAAGCGACGTGCTGCGGACGTACCGACGCGCGATCGACCCCGACGCGGACCTCGATATCGGCGCGTTTCGCGAGGCGGTCGACGAGTGGCTCCCGGAGCCCGAAGCGCGCAACGACGACTGGGAGGTCGTCGCCGAGGCGCCGACCATCGTGGCCACGTTCGCGGAGTTCGACGACGAGGCGCAGGCGGCTATCGTCCCGCCCGTCTTGGAGATGGTCGACGGGATGGCGATGTTCGTCGACAGACACGCCACCGAGGGCGGGCTCCGGATCGACGACCGCGACGAGTTAGAGCAGTACTGCTACTACGCCGCCGGCACGGTCGGGAACCTCATCACGAACCTGCTCACCCGCGGCGACGTGGGCGAGGACCGGGCGCGACGGCTGCGCGACACCGCCGAGGAGTTCGGGCTCCTCCTCCAGCTCGTGAACGTCTCGAAGGACGTGTACGACGACTACACGGAGGAGAACAACGTCTACCTCCCCGCCGAGTGGCTCGCCGACGAGGGGGTCGAACAGGAGCAGGTCGTCCACCCGGAGAACCGCGAGTCGTCCGCCCGCGTCGTGGGGCGGACCGCCGAGTACGCCCGGTCGTTCCTCGACGACGCGCAGGCGTACTTGGAGACGATGCCGCTCTCGAACGGGAACACGATGGAGGCGTGGACCGTCCCGTACCTGCTCGCGGTCGGCACGCTCCGCGAACTCAGCTCTCGCCCGGAAGACGCCCTCACCGAGACCGGCGTGAAAATCTCGCGACAGGAGGTGTTCGCGGTGATGGCCGTCGCCGGGGACGCCGGTCGCGACTCTCTCGCCGAACTCCGGCAGACCATCTCCCGGACGCCGTTCCACCGAGCGGTCGAACCCGCGGACTGA
- a CDS encoding acyl-CoA dehydrogenase family protein, producing MDFTLSEEQRQIRDMVAEFVDEEVVPRAADIDKTDEFPADLIDEMAELGLMGMPFPVEYEGAGLDYHSYAIGLAEIARGSGGLGTVVAAHTSLAGNMLYEFGDEPQKETYLTALNTGEDIGAFALSEAEAGSDVPAMSTTAERDGDGYLIDGSKLWISNGSVADTVTLFAKTDPDAGRKGISSFVVRPEEDDGFIVEGTEDKLGDKGCPTAELRFDDMWIPEARRLGDEGEGFVQALKTLNGGRITIAARSVGIARAALDEAKSYAQDREQFDHAIADFQAIQHKLADMDTKARAAELLMHEAADLKMRDEDYIKEAAQAKLYASEISREVANEGIQIHGGYGYTKDFPAERFYRDAKLSEIYEGTSEVLRNTIAQQLLDE from the coding sequence ATGGATTTTACCCTCTCCGAAGAGCAGCGCCAGATCCGCGACATGGTGGCCGAGTTCGTCGACGAGGAGGTCGTGCCGCGCGCCGCCGACATCGACAAAACCGACGAGTTCCCCGCGGACCTCATCGACGAGATGGCGGAGTTGGGGCTCATGGGGATGCCGTTCCCCGTCGAGTACGAGGGCGCCGGCCTCGACTACCACAGCTACGCCATCGGGCTCGCGGAGATCGCGCGCGGCTCCGGCGGCCTCGGGACCGTGGTCGCCGCCCACACGTCGCTCGCGGGGAACATGCTGTACGAGTTCGGCGACGAGCCCCAAAAGGAGACGTACCTCACCGCGCTCAACACCGGCGAGGACATCGGCGCGTTCGCACTCTCGGAGGCGGAGGCCGGCTCCGACGTGCCCGCCATGTCGACCACCGCCGAGCGCGACGGCGACGGCTACCTGATCGACGGCAGCAAACTCTGGATCTCCAACGGCTCCGTCGCCGACACGGTTACGCTGTTCGCGAAGACGGACCCCGACGCGGGCCGGAAGGGCATCTCCTCGTTCGTCGTCCGCCCCGAGGAGGACGACGGGTTCATCGTGGAGGGGACGGAGGACAAGCTCGGCGACAAGGGGTGTCCGACGGCCGAACTCCGCTTCGACGACATGTGGATCCCCGAAGCGCGTCGCCTCGGCGATGAGGGCGAGGGGTTCGTTCAGGCGCTGAAGACCCTGAACGGCGGCCGCATCACCATCGCGGCGCGCTCGGTCGGCATCGCGCGAGCCGCGCTCGACGAGGCGAAGTCGTACGCGCAGGACCGCGAGCAGTTCGATCACGCCATCGCCGACTTCCAAGCGATCCAGCACAAGCTCGCGGACATGGACACCAAGGCCCGCGCCGCCGAGCTGCTGATGCACGAGGCCGCAGACCTGAAGATGCGCGACGAGGACTACATCAAGGAGGCCGCGCAGGCGAAGCTGTACGCCTCCGAGATATCGCGTGAGGTCGCCAACGAGGGCATCCAGATTCACGGCGGCTACGGGTACACGAAGGACTTCCCCGCAGAGCGGTTCTACCGCGACGCGAAGCTCTCGGAGATTTACGAGGGGACGAGCGAGGTCCTGCGGAACACCATCGCCCAACAGCTCCTCGACGAGTAG